Proteins encoded by one window of Candidatus Zixiibacteriota bacterium:
- a CDS encoding OmpA family protein, with the protein MKRTIIIVLCAAFALSNVSCGWSKKAKGAAIGATSGAVIGGVIGNKAGNTAVGAIIGAAIGGAAGAYIGNYMDNQAEEMRRDLEGATVTRVGEGIKITFASGILFDVDKWSLQPAGVENIAHLAAILNKYPDTEVLVEGHTDSDGSEEHNLDLSQNRANSAKNSLVSNGVSPGRLTTMAYGEVQPIADNVSDEGKQANRRVEIAVFANDKLKKAAQAGG; encoded by the coding sequence ATGAAACGAACAATTATTATTGTTTTATGCGCGGCTTTTGCCCTCAGCAATGTCAGTTGCGGCTGGAGCAAAAAAGCCAAAGGGGCGGCAATCGGAGCCACATCCGGAGCCGTAATCGGCGGCGTCATCGGAAATAAAGCGGGCAATACCGCTGTCGGCGCTATTATCGGCGCGGCCATCGGCGGAGCGGCCGGGGCGTATATCGGAAATTATATGGACAATCAGGCCGAAGAAATGCGCCGCGATCTCGAAGGCGCAACCGTCACACGTGTCGGCGAAGGTATCAAAATCACATTTGCCTCGGGAATCTTATTCGATGTCGACAAATGGAGTTTGCAGCCTGCTGGGGTCGAAAATATCGCACACTTGGCGGCCATTCTTAATAAATATCCTGACACTGAAGTTTTAGTTGAAGGACATACCGATTCCGATGGCTCCGAAGAGCACAATTTGGATCTCTCGCAGAACCGCGCCAACTCTGCAAAGAATTCGCTTGTGAGTAACGGCGTCTCGCCGGGACGTTTGACAACAATGGCGTATGGCGAAGTTCAACCCATAGCGGACAATGTGAGTGATGAAGGCAAGCAAGCGAACCGCCGTGTGGAAATCGCTGTCTTTGCCAATGATAAGTTAAAGAAGGCGGCTCAAGCCGGAGGATGA
- a CDS encoding PD-(D/E)XK nuclease family protein — protein MLTEYYETYKPFNQGRLLGAELNISFLLPQSPFQFKARIDRLWKREDGTIEICDYKTGSHFPLGPSDPSFRWQMGLYQLAVQSKYPDFTSIVLCQYFLKPNQVFCYQMRPDEIEEIAEQLRILVLDTVRAERLETFPTKEGFQCNYCDFKHLCPAKRHSSLLAAEAGNAETAEKTTAQAATELVDRYLDAHRTWKEAEAEKEALKVDLIRAAKDLSLDKLVGERGEVKVRISLDEKFVSISKDRDQFAELSQLVREFGFEDCFTLDEGLFYKTIYSKHRLSDPQMEQLKAYLLVQERSTVTKKEKEEE, from the coding sequence ATGCTGACCGAATATTACGAGACCTACAAACCGTTCAATCAGGGACGATTGCTTGGCGCTGAACTAAATATCTCTTTTCTGCTTCCTCAGTCGCCATTCCAGTTCAAAGCTCGAATCGACAGACTGTGGAAACGGGAAGATGGCACTATTGAAATCTGCGATTATAAAACCGGAAGCCATTTCCCGCTTGGGCCGAGCGACCCCTCATTTCGGTGGCAGATGGGTCTCTATCAGCTGGCCGTGCAGTCAAAATATCCTGATTTCACCTCCATTGTTCTCTGCCAATATTTCCTCAAACCGAATCAAGTGTTTTGTTATCAGATGCGCCCGGACGAAATAGAGGAAATAGCCGAACAGCTTCGGATCTTGGTGCTTGATACAGTTCGCGCCGAACGGCTCGAGACATTTCCCACAAAAGAAGGGTTTCAGTGCAACTACTGCGATTTCAAGCACCTTTGCCCTGCCAAACGCCACAGCTCTCTGTTGGCTGCCGAAGCCGGCAACGCCGAAACCGCGGAGAAAACGACAGCCCAGGCGGCCACCGAATTGGTCGACAGATATCTTGATGCGCATAGAACCTGGAAAGAAGCTGAAGCTGAGAAAGAGGCGCTCAAGGTAGATTTGATCCGCGCCGCGAAGGACCTATCGCTTGATAAGTTGGTTGGCGAACGTGGAGAAGTAAAGGTTCGCATAAGTCTCGATGAGAAGTTCGTCTCGATATCCAAAGACAGAGATCAATTTGCCGAACTGTCACAATTGGTTCGTGAGTTCGGCTTCGAAGATTGTTTCACATTGGACGAAGGTCTATTTTATAAGACAATTTATTCAAAACACCGCCTCTCGGATCCCCAGATGGAGCAATTGAAAGCATATCTGCTTGTCCAGGAACGCTCGACTGTGACTAAGAAAGAAAAAGAAGAAGAATAG
- a CDS encoding PD-(D/E)XK nuclease family protein: MLSRYSHSALESFRSCPQKFKFSYLDKIELHSERTTADAYLGSAVHRGLTNLYQLAADGVLYPLEKLIEDYLAEWEKPKKLGIEVIMRTERSRTISR; this comes from the coding sequence GTGCTTTCCAGATATAGTCACAGCGCTCTTGAGAGCTTCCGCTCCTGTCCCCAGAAATTCAAATTTTCATACCTCGACAAAATAGAACTGCACAGCGAGAGGACAACCGCCGATGCCTATCTCGGCAGCGCAGTACACCGCGGACTTACCAACCTCTATCAACTCGCCGCCGATGGTGTGCTCTATCCGCTTGAAAAGCTCATTGAAGACTATCTTGCAGAATGGGAAAAACCAAAAAAACTCGGCATCGAAGTCATAATGAGAACAGAACGGTCGAGGACTATATCGCGCTAG
- a CDS encoding glycosyltransferase family 4 protein has product MSSSQDNRVIFPTESPEISGVREASHEKLAPLLITDCFENNSRDSVSSSQQLVTLFLDEQQTAGYLSLTPQIKRSPGRRGTIRYAIRSLTNTLISVPNFIRVMENYRIVMFIANNALTLLTCFLPLIILAKLFGKKVSLYYRSSDMEIEFERYGFLILPVCRLADRLLVSSSFETELFRRNEIRAEKLDLPVEIQSTDCRIITEVQPHMLVVENEPGTANLRSVIRAFSLVKRKYPRAELSIAINSSIISNINYSQTLDGLSGIRAIGYSSDSELRMLFDNVDIFVNAGVGAPRPELLAWAFDAGLPVITTDRCGTAEMIVDRESGLLIDVHNHNALADRVIDLIEHPELVATLSSRGRLQAEKRSWLGVRRHWYNHFRVLAE; this is encoded by the coding sequence ATGAGTAGTTCACAAGATAATAGAGTCATTTTTCCAACAGAATCGCCGGAAATCTCCGGCGTCAGAGAAGCCAGCCATGAAAAGCTTGCTCCTTTGCTAATTACCGATTGTTTTGAGAACAACTCAAGGGATTCCGTTTCATCTTCCCAACAACTTGTGACTTTATTCCTCGATGAACAACAAACAGCCGGGTATCTATCGCTGACTCCGCAAATTAAGAGAAGTCCGGGCCGCAGAGGAACCATTCGATATGCTATCCGAAGTTTGACAAACACCCTTATTTCTGTTCCCAATTTCATACGGGTCATGGAAAACTACAGAATTGTCATGTTTATCGCAAATAACGCTCTCACTCTTTTAACATGCTTCCTGCCGCTTATAATTCTTGCGAAACTCTTTGGTAAAAAGGTCTCACTGTATTATCGCTCAAGTGATATGGAGATCGAGTTTGAGAGATATGGATTTCTCATCCTCCCGGTCTGCCGCCTTGCCGACAGATTATTGGTGAGCAGTTCGTTCGAAACGGAGCTTTTCAGGCGCAATGAAATTCGGGCCGAGAAGCTGGATTTGCCGGTCGAAATCCAGTCAACGGACTGTCGGATCATCACTGAAGTTCAGCCGCATATGCTGGTTGTCGAAAACGAGCCCGGCACGGCGAACCTTCGGTCTGTCATCCGCGCCTTCAGCCTCGTAAAGCGGAAATACCCAAGAGCCGAGCTTTCGATCGCGATTAACTCATCGATTATTTCCAACATTAATTATTCCCAAACTCTGGATGGTCTCTCCGGAATACGCGCCATCGGCTACTCCAGCGACAGCGAACTGAGAATGCTTTTTGACAACGTGGATATTTTTGTCAATGCCGGGGTTGGTGCGCCGCGCCCGGAACTGCTTGCCTGGGCATTCGATGCCGGACTTCCTGTCATTACAACAGACCGATGCGGTACCGCCGAAATGATTGTCGATCGTGAAAGCGGCCTGCTCATAGATGTTCATAACCACAATGCCCTTGCTGACCGGGTAATCGATTTGATTGAGCATCCGGAACTTGTGGCAACTCTCTCCTCACGAGGCCGACTGCAGGCCGAAAAGCGCTCATGGCTCGGTGTGCGCCGGCACTGGTACAATCACTTCCGAGTGCTTGCGGAATAG
- a CDS encoding NAD(P)/FAD-dependent oxidoreductase, giving the protein MQRIVIIGGGFGGLYLAKALKRAPARITLIDKRNFHLFQPLLYQVATGGLSPGDIASPLRSVLKKNKNTFVLMGEAVDIDYPRQKVILTDGEIDFDTLVVATGSSHDYYGNEQWREIAPGLKTIEDALEIRTRIFTAFERAERETDDSARKALLTFVIVGAGPTGVELAGSLSEIAFDTLKRDFRHIDPRQAQIILVEGAPRILTTFPEDLSRAALKSLEKIHIKVELGARIVNITSEGVTVRRGETTFPIAAKTILWSAGVKASPLGKAIVEGNDELIDSAGRIKVEPDLSIHGRPNVFVIGDLALYVHQTGSPLPGIAPVAMSQARYVARLIKNRIEGKPVGRYHYRNKGVLATIGRASAVADFGRIRISGLMAWLLWTFVHLMYLVEFENRLLVFVQWTWNYFTRNRGARLITGEGTPRSSIRHDGPPRI; this is encoded by the coding sequence ATGCAGAGAATAGTTATTATCGGAGGTGGATTTGGCGGGCTGTATCTTGCCAAAGCGCTCAAACGCGCTCCAGCGCGCATTACGCTCATTGATAAACGCAATTTTCATCTCTTCCAGCCATTGCTCTACCAAGTCGCAACGGGCGGTTTATCCCCGGGCGATATCGCATCGCCGCTTCGATCCGTGCTCAAAAAAAACAAGAATACTTTTGTTCTGATGGGCGAAGCGGTTGACATCGATTACCCGCGCCAAAAGGTCATTTTAACAGACGGTGAAATCGACTTTGACACATTGGTCGTAGCCACCGGCTCGAGCCATGATTATTACGGGAATGAACAATGGCGAGAAATCGCGCCCGGACTCAAAACAATCGAGGACGCGCTTGAAATCCGCACTCGCATATTTACCGCATTTGAAAGAGCTGAGCGGGAGACGGACGATTCCGCTCGTAAAGCTCTGCTGACATTTGTTATTGTTGGAGCCGGTCCGACCGGAGTGGAACTTGCGGGATCTTTGAGTGAGATTGCATTTGACACACTCAAACGGGATTTCCGGCACATTGACCCACGTCAGGCTCAAATTATTTTAGTCGAGGGGGCGCCACGAATACTGACCACGTTTCCCGAAGATCTTTCCCGCGCCGCCTTAAAGTCACTCGAAAAAATCCATATCAAAGTAGAATTGGGAGCAAGAATCGTCAACATCACTTCCGAAGGGGTAACGGTGCGTCGAGGAGAAACAACATTCCCGATTGCTGCAAAGACAATTCTTTGGAGCGCGGGAGTAAAGGCATCCCCATTGGGCAAGGCCATAGTGGAAGGAAACGATGAACTTATTGATAGCGCAGGACGAATCAAAGTCGAACCGGACTTGAGTATTCACGGACGGCCCAATGTCTTTGTTATCGGCGATTTGGCGCTCTATGTACACCAGACAGGCTCTCCGCTTCCAGGAATTGCCCCGGTCGCGATGTCACAAGCGCGGTATGTCGCACGATTAATAAAAAATCGAATCGAAGGAAAACCTGTCGGTAGGTACCATTATCGAAATAAGGGAGTCTTAGCGACAATTGGACGCGCTTCTGCTGTCGCCGATTTTGGCCGTATCCGTATTTCCGGATTGATGGCATGGTTGCTTTGGACGTTTGTCCATCTCATGTATCTTGTCGAGTTTGAGAATAGGCTACTGGTTTTCGTTCAATGGACGTGGAATTATTTCACTCGAAATCGCGGAGCGAGACTTATCACTGGTGAAGGAACTCCAAGGTCCTCAATCCGCCATGACGGGCCTCCTAGAATTTAG